A single genomic interval of Sphingomonas faeni harbors:
- the traU gene encoding conjugal transfer pilus assembly protein TraU produces the protein MLGALVLSMTLSPRAEAQSKCSGKFVNPITDVCWSCLFPLSVGGLKIWPSNRADTENPSLPVCACGSPVPRIGISAGFWEPVRLADVTTKPWCFVNLGGTKIAPGFDIGQGQLSGPSQTGGNGQNTSKWHVHWYVYPLLYWMEILTDFLCFEQASFDIAYMTEVDPLWQDDSLTALINPEAVLFSSPIAQAACAGDCIAATAKLPLDATFWCAGCQGPMYPVNGNIAASIGHVQASRLALARFAFKIHREGLAWGTMGSKGLCNKYPMPVLRKQQYRVQMVNPIPMVSGKMACSPLGASTMPPQAGRSFPVKGEDMGYLVWRKRNCCVL, from the coding sequence ATGCTCGGTGCGCTCGTGCTATCGATGACGCTGAGCCCGCGCGCGGAGGCGCAATCGAAGTGCTCGGGCAAGTTCGTGAACCCGATCACCGACGTCTGCTGGTCCTGCCTCTTCCCGCTTTCGGTGGGTGGCCTCAAGATCTGGCCGAGCAATCGTGCCGACACCGAAAACCCGTCCCTTCCCGTCTGCGCGTGCGGCAGTCCGGTGCCGCGCATCGGTATCTCGGCCGGGTTCTGGGAGCCCGTGCGGCTTGCTGACGTCACCACCAAGCCTTGGTGCTTCGTTAATCTGGGTGGCACGAAGATCGCGCCCGGGTTCGACATTGGCCAGGGTCAGCTTTCGGGACCGTCGCAGACCGGAGGCAACGGGCAGAACACGTCCAAGTGGCACGTCCACTGGTACGTCTATCCGCTGCTCTACTGGATGGAGATCCTGACCGATTTCCTGTGCTTTGAGCAGGCGTCGTTCGACATCGCCTACATGACCGAGGTCGATCCGCTCTGGCAGGATGACTCGCTCACCGCCCTCATCAATCCGGAAGCCGTGCTGTTCTCGTCGCCGATTGCGCAAGCCGCGTGTGCCGGCGACTGCATCGCTGCAACCGCCAAGCTGCCGCTCGATGCGACTTTCTGGTGCGCTGGCTGTCAAGGTCCGATGTATCCGGTCAACGGCAACATCGCCGCCTCGATCGGCCATGTGCAGGCGTCGCGTCTCGCGCTTGCCCGCTTCGCCTTCAAGATCCACCGCGAAGGCCTCGCCTGGGGCACGATGGGATCCAAGGGGCTGTGCAACAAGTACCCCATGCCGGTGCTGCGCAAGCAGCAATACCGCGTCCAGATGGTCAACCCGATCCCGATGGTCAGCGGCAAGATGGCCTGCTCACCTCTCGGGGCCTCGACCATGCCACCGCAGGCAGGCCGCTCCTTCCCCGTGAAGGGCGAGGACATGGGCTACCTCGTCTGGCGCAAGCGCAACTGCTGCGTGCTCTGA
- the traW gene encoding type-F conjugative transfer system protein TraW, whose protein sequence is MESFAIVALLSVSLTSATRASDQGVVGQAFPIIEPDLLATIEARLQRLQASGGIDRMNAEFAKRSEARVRRPKPVAGITATTEPRSWAYDPTIVIERDVQDQKGNYIARAGQTVNPLDFVAVNQALVFVDGDDAAQMAWATSQYSDLKAKIILVNGSPIEEMTNRKRRFYFDQEGRLTGKLGIRHTPAVAVQNGRVLKLSEIKLKGIS, encoded by the coding sequence ATCGAGTCCTTTGCGATCGTCGCCCTGCTCTCCGTGTCGCTAACGTCTGCGACGCGCGCGAGCGATCAAGGTGTCGTCGGCCAGGCCTTTCCAATCATCGAGCCGGATCTGCTTGCGACGATCGAGGCCCGCCTGCAGCGGCTGCAAGCCAGCGGCGGCATCGACCGCATGAACGCCGAGTTTGCCAAGCGGTCTGAGGCGCGCGTGCGTCGGCCGAAGCCGGTCGCCGGCATCACCGCGACGACGGAACCACGCAGCTGGGCGTATGATCCGACGATCGTCATCGAGCGCGATGTCCAGGACCAGAAGGGCAACTACATCGCCCGCGCCGGGCAGACCGTGAACCCGCTCGATTTCGTCGCGGTTAACCAGGCACTGGTGTTCGTCGACGGCGATGACGCCGCGCAGATGGCATGGGCGACGTCGCAGTACAGCGATTTGAAGGCCAAGATCATCCTCGTGAACGGCTCGCCGATCGAAGAGATGACCAACCGCAAGCGCCGCTTCTACTTCGATCAGGAAGGTCGCCTCACCGGCAAACTCGGCATTCGGCACACGCCGGCCGTCGCCGTCCAGAATGGTCGGGTCCTGAAGCTCTCCGAAATCAAGCTGAAGGGAATAAGCTGA
- a CDS encoding S26 family signal peptidase: protein MAPVASKAISAPAAAEGFRPRKRLWAALGLFVAGGISLNAIAEWRDTHGLLINASESLPNWAFVIHKTAVPKRGEYVFFVPPAVPLVIKHFGAKKQMFGKIVYGMPGDTVVHRGADVFVAGKLVSYMKPVTKLGEPLVAGPTGVIPPGCYYVGSPHKDGFDSRYAAIGYACSNRLVGVGQPIL from the coding sequence GTGGCCCCGGTGGCCAGTAAGGCAATCTCGGCGCCAGCAGCGGCCGAGGGCTTCCGCCCCCGCAAGCGTCTCTGGGCAGCGCTTGGCCTTTTCGTCGCCGGCGGGATCTCGCTGAACGCGATCGCGGAGTGGCGGGACACGCACGGGCTGCTCATAAACGCATCGGAATCTTTGCCGAACTGGGCGTTCGTCATTCATAAGACAGCGGTTCCGAAGCGCGGTGAGTACGTCTTTTTCGTGCCGCCAGCCGTCCCGCTCGTCATCAAGCATTTCGGTGCGAAAAAGCAGATGTTCGGCAAGATCGTCTACGGCATGCCCGGTGACACCGTCGTCCACCGGGGTGCCGACGTGTTCGTTGCCGGCAAGCTCGTCAGCTACATGAAGCCCGTCACCAAATTAGGCGAGCCATTGGTGGCTGGCCCTACGGGCGTCATTCCGCCCGGCTGCTACTATGTCGGCAGCCCGCACAAGGACGGCTTCGACAGCCGCTATGCCGCGATCGGCTACGCCTGCTCGAACAGACTTGTCGGCGTTGGGCAGCCAATCCTGTGA
- a CDS encoding TrbI F-type domain-containing protein, with amino-acid sequence MTEAVDTPTAEPAVTAPAAITVRRKTVFAGYTAAQLLIGAALVLALVWAMWVTKVVTAEKPQHIVKADLSRIVGEYVQAQARSATPPDQVQAQMRAFMASLDTELQRRGAAGQVVLVGEAVLSKSVPDITADVARAIYASGVRAPMPATPAQMGSMMQGQVPVAPAIAPVETAQVAPVPAAPNPFATVPAPATAQDVAPVNPAVAGAMVSSFGGPGGQ; translated from the coding sequence ATGACCGAGGCCGTCGACACCCCCACGGCCGAGCCTGCTGTGACCGCTCCTGCCGCTATCACTGTCCGGCGCAAGACGGTGTTCGCAGGCTACACCGCCGCGCAGCTGCTGATCGGTGCGGCGCTCGTCCTCGCGCTCGTCTGGGCCATGTGGGTCACGAAGGTCGTGACCGCTGAAAAGCCGCAGCATATCGTCAAGGCAGACCTGTCCCGCATTGTTGGCGAGTACGTGCAGGCGCAAGCCCGCAGCGCGACCCCGCCCGATCAGGTCCAGGCGCAGATGCGCGCCTTCATGGCGTCGCTCGACACCGAGCTGCAGCGTCGCGGTGCTGCTGGCCAGGTCGTTCTCGTCGGCGAGGCTGTCCTGTCCAAGAGCGTTCCGGACATCACCGCCGACGTCGCCAGGGCGATCTATGCCTCTGGCGTAAGGGCGCCGATGCCGGCGACGCCCGCGCAGATGGGCTCGATGATGCAGGGCCAGGTGCCCGTCGCTCCGGCGATCGCACCTGTGGAAACCGCGCAGGTTGCCCCCGTTCCCGCCGCGCCGAACCCCTTCGCCACAGTGCCTGCCCCCGCGACAGCGCAAGACGTCGCACCGGTGAATCCGGCGGTTGCCGGCGCGATGGTCTCGAGCTTTGGTGGCCCCGGTGGCCAGTAA